A genomic segment from Danio aesculapii chromosome 17, fDanAes4.1, whole genome shotgun sequence encodes:
- the LOC130244604 gene encoding gastrula zinc finger protein XlCGF57.1-like: MSDPEPCRIELEDTEEQTDLKENEESKGDKLFGDKKYFTCSQCGKSLRSKNNLKIHMRIHTEEEPFTCTQCGKSFIQLSHLNQHMMIHTGEKPFTCTQCGKRFTQSSHLNRHMRIHTGEKPFTCTQCGKSFIQSSHLNQHMMIHTGEKPFTCTQCGKSFIQSSHLNQHMMIHTGEKPFICTQCGKSFRESSHLNRHMKIHTGERPHKCDQCGKTFSMAPELKIHLRVHTKEKPYSCSECGKSFTQKAHLIQHQKIHTGVREYMCFECEKTFISAGDLKQHQRIHTGEKPYKCSHCDKRFSQLRSLKTHQMIHTGEKPYTCSHCDKRFNQSGELKTHERIHTGEKPYKCSHCDKRFSKLRHLKTHERIHTGEKPYKCSQCEKRFSQLVNLKTHKRIHTGEKPYSCDQCLRSFTQLIDLKRHMKIHTGEKQHM, from the exons atgagtgatccagaaccctgcagaattgaACTGGAAGACACTgaagaacaaacag ACCTTAAAGAGAATGAAGAGAGCAAAGGCGACAAACTTTTTGGAGACAAGAAGTACTTTACCTGCAGTCAGTGCGGAAAGAGTTTGCGAAGCAAAAAcaatcttaagattcacatgaggatccacactgaaGAGGAACCATTTACCtgtactcagtgtggaaagagtttcatacaattatcacaccttaatcaacacatgatgattcacactggagagaaaccgttcacatgtactcagtgtgggaagagattcacacaatcatcacaccttaatcgacacatgaggatccacactggagagaaaccatttacctgtactcagtgtggaaagagtttcatacaatcatcacaccttaatcaacacatgatgattcacactggagagaaaccatttacctgtactcagtgtgggaagagtttcatacaatcatcacaccttaatcaacacatgatgattcacactggagagaaaccatttatctgtactcagtgtgggaagagtttcagagaatcatcacaccttaatcgacacatgaagattcacactggagagagaccacacaaatgtgatcaatgTGGCAAAACATTTTCTATGGCTCCAGAGCTGAAGAtccatcttagagttcatacaaaggagaaacCGTATTCCtgttctgagtgtggaaagagttttacacaGAAGGCACATTTAATAcaacatcagaagatccacactggtgtgagagagtatatgtgctttgagtgtgagaagacttttatttcagctggagaTTTGAAAcagcaccagaggattcacactggagagaaaccatacaagtgttcacactgcgacaagagattcagtcagtTGAGATCTCTGAAAACACATcaaatgattcacactggagagaaaccatatacgtgttcacactgcgacaagagattcaatcAGTCAGGAgagctgaaaacacatgagaggattcacactggagagaaaccttacaagtgttcacactgcgacaagagattcagtaagttgagacatctgaaaacacatgagaggattcacactggagagaaaccttacaagtgttcacagtGTGAGAAGAGATTCAGTCAGCTAGTAAACCTGAAGACACACaaaaggattcacactggagagaaaccgtattcATGTGATCAGTGTCTGAGGAGTTTCACACAGTTGATTGATCTTAAGAgacacatgaaaatccacactggagaaaagcagcacatgtga